A genome region from Blautia coccoides includes the following:
- a CDS encoding carbohydrate ABC transporter permease translates to MNSKAKKKPGSIVLSVISVILAVIFMTPILWSLAVSFQREGKQINSILDWFTPPYTFQNYPDLILGSDVTKWLFNSVFIAVLTTVLTVILSAMAAYALAKIKFKGSSALYFYFLLGLMVPGEATIVPLFITANGLNLIDSYAGLILPTIAGSMNLIIMVTFFKGLPNELLEAVQIDGGGELTTFFKVVLPLSKAVISTVCIFAFIGSWNNYLWPLLCSMSSSKFTLPIGIPTFAGTYTVDYVKPMTANMIAAVPVILIYILFERQIVEGITMSGVKG, encoded by the coding sequence ATGAATTCTAAGGCAAAGAAAAAGCCGGGCAGTATTGTGCTGTCCGTGATATCCGTAATCCTGGCAGTTATATTTATGACACCGATCTTGTGGTCTCTTGCAGTGTCCTTCCAGAGAGAGGGAAAACAGATCAACAGTATATTGGACTGGTTTACACCGCCGTATACATTCCAGAATTATCCGGACCTTATCCTGGGGTCTGATGTGACTAAATGGCTGTTTAACAGCGTATTTATCGCTGTGCTGACCACAGTTCTCACTGTGATCCTGTCTGCCATGGCAGCATACGCCCTGGCAAAGATCAAATTTAAGGGGAGCAGTGCACTCTATTTTTATTTCCTTCTGGGTCTGATGGTGCCGGGGGAAGCAACCATCGTGCCCCTTTTTATCACGGCAAACGGCCTGAATCTTATTGATTCTTATGCAGGCCTTATATTGCCCACCATTGCAGGTTCCATGAATCTGATCATTATGGTGACATTCTTTAAAGGGCTTCCAAATGAGCTGTTGGAGGCGGTACAGATTGATGGAGGCGGAGAATTGACCACGTTTTTTAAAGTGGTTCTGCCTTTGTCAAAAGCGGTTATCTCCACTGTCTGCATCTTCGCTTTTATTGGAAGCTGGAATAATTACCTCTGGCCTCTGCTCTGTTCCATGAGCAGCAGCAAGTTCACACTTCCCATTGGTATTCCAACCTTTGCGGGGACCTACACGGTGGACTATGTAAAGCCTATGACAGCAAATATGATAGCGGCTGTGCCTGTTATTCTTATCTATATCCTGTTTGAACGCCAGATTGTGGAAGGAATCACCATGTCAGGCGTCAAAGGATGA
- a CDS encoding carbohydrate ABC transporter permease gives MSKKRKRKNLLAGLGFILPFFILYTVFTIWPVIQGIYVSLHKWSLMGKVKFVGFDNYIKFLGDKKFLDALWHTTYFVLITTPLLVIMALILALFANRPNKLKKGLRICYYLPSVLSVSVAAFIAKYMFTPYRGFINGFLHFIKVLPPDRELQWLNESGLAWSAITTMTIWWTVGFSMLLYLSALQDISPQIYEAASIDGAAKRQQLFSIVLPLLKPTTYLVVLLQVIACFKVFGQIYMITGGGPAGSTRPLIQYIYETAFKKNNMGYAAAMSYVLFLILVVLTIVQKAIERKGAEADEF, from the coding sequence GTGAGTAAAAAAAGAAAACGCAAAAACCTGCTGGCAGGACTGGGGTTTATATTGCCTTTTTTTATCCTGTATACAGTATTTACCATCTGGCCGGTGATCCAAGGGATTTACGTCAGCCTTCATAAATGGTCTCTGATGGGAAAAGTGAAGTTTGTGGGTTTTGACAATTACATAAAGTTCCTTGGAGACAAAAAGTTTCTGGACGCCCTCTGGCATACCACATATTTTGTGCTGATCACCACACCTCTTCTGGTGATCATGGCGCTGATCCTGGCACTGTTTGCCAACAGACCAAACAAATTAAAAAAGGGACTGCGCATCTGTTATTATCTTCCCAGTGTGCTGTCCGTATCGGTTGCGGCATTTATTGCAAAATATATGTTCACGCCATACAGAGGATTTATCAACGGATTTCTGCATTTTATCAAGGTGCTGCCCCCGGACAGGGAACTGCAGTGGCTCAATGAGAGCGGCCTTGCCTGGTCGGCCATCACAACTATGACCATCTGGTGGACCGTGGGATTTTCCATGCTTTTATACCTGTCAGCGCTTCAGGATATTTCGCCCCAGATATATGAGGCAGCGTCCATAGATGGAGCTGCTAAGAGACAGCAGCTCTTCTCCATCGTACTGCCCCTTCTGAAACCAACCACCTACCTGGTGGTGCTTTTGCAGGTGATCGCCTGTTTCAAAGTATTCGGACAGATCTACATGATCACAGGAGGTGGACCTGCAGGCTCCACAAGGCCTTTGATCCAATACATATATGAGACAGCATTCAAGAAAAACAACATGGGTTATGCAGCCGCCATGTCCTATGTGTTGTTTTTGATCCTTGTGGTGCTGACCATTGTGCAGAAGGCGATTGAGAGAAAGGGGGCAGAGGCAGATGAATTCTAA